The Mus musculus strain 129X1/SvJ chromosome 14 genomic contig, GRCm38.p6 alternate locus group 129X1/SvJ 129X1/SVJ_MMCHR14_CTG1 genome segment tctctctctctctctctctctctctctctctctctctcttgtacaCAAATGAGCGCACACCAACAATGGTAGATCTAGAGAGCAGCAGAGCACCTgtgcagacttgaaaaaaaaagaagaagaagaaaaagaaaaagaaaagaaaagaaaagaaaagaaagcaagccagcagCATGGGGTGGGTGGGGTCAATTTACTGAGCTCCTATTGGTTGGATACGGTGAGAGTGGAGGTCAGGGTTCTTAGTCCTGACTCTAGGGTCTGAGAAAACACAGGAACAAGGTGAATGACATGGGAGACGGACCTGGGTCTTTTAGGGACATAAGGCCAGAGTCAAGACCCAGGATTCCAGGGTCACTAACCCTTTCTAATCTCCCCTGAGTCCAGAGAACACGTCCTCTCTAGGTTCCAATCAATACAAGCTGGAGGGGCCTGCGAGGCAAAACAAGCAGGTCCAGGCTGGGTAGTCTATGAAGAGAGCAGAGAGCTGACATGGCGATAGAGCATGACTGTGTCAAAACCTCTGGGTCCTACCCAAGTGCCACTATTAGGTGACCTTGTCCAGTTAGTCACTACTCGGTTTTGACGGTTCTCAGTTGATAAGTAGGTAGTACAGCATGACCTTTTCCTtcaccatttaaaaacaaacaagcttcAAGCCTTCATCTCTCCCCTCCACCCAGTGTAATTGTAGGTCgggtggagaaaggagagggggggaTAGGGCTGCCCGTAACCTCCGCACTTCCCCGGACTGCCAGCCATGTGCCAGCCGGGAAAAGATGGTTAGGACTTGACTGGCTGCTCCCAGAACACGAAACCTGACCCCTATGAGTTTCTCGCTGCCGTTCCTCGTCCGAACCAACACCCTCTCACGGCGGGCACGTAGCGCCCAGGACCCTGTACATCATCTCAAGAGCGCCCCAAACACGCCCTGCACTTTGCAGCTCTTCTGCCTTTGTGCGCAGCAGCGGAGCTCCTCGCTCAGCCAGCCCCTTCCCCCGAACTACAACCAGGAGACCAGAACCACGATGCCCACCCTCCGGGCCCGCGCCTTGCCAGCCCAGAGGCGCGCTTGCCCCTCCCCCTACCTGCTGCAGCCGCCGCGGTCGCTGCCACCTTCACTTGCCTTTGACTTAGGTCCGCCCTAGCTCTGGCTCCCCACAGACCCGCCCTGGGCCCGCCCCCGGGCCATCTCCCTGCAGATCCGCCCCGACCCCCCATAAACACGCCCCGTAACTCGCCTGGGCTACCAGGGGAGGGGCAAGAGGGTGCGGCTTGGGAGCACACAGAGGTGATGCTCATAGGCTCTCTGAGTGCTCCCCATAAACCCTAAGCCGTGTGAAGTGGGGTGAGCGTGGGGGATCCCTTAAACCCCCAAATGGTCCCCACGCCCACATCAACGGCGCCCCTACTGTGACCTGGCTCTGCCAGGCTCACTTTTGGCTCTCTTCCTAGCCCCCCAGATTGAGTGGCAGCGACGGATAAAGTGGGGAGACCAACCCAAGGTGCCCACGTCCCACGATTTCAGCTCCGCCCGCCCGGAAACAGAGAGCTAGATCAAGGAAGGGGGAGGTGGGCGAGGGCCACCGCTCAGACCCGGTCTCGGGGCAGGTATGGGTAGTGGTGACAGCGTGTCTGGAGACGGGGCGTCGAGGGCATAGGAATTCCCAACAATTGGGGTGCTGGTACCTCCTCAGCCGAGTCCCGCCGCTTGCTCTCCGACTGCTCCGTGAGAAGTTGGACAACAAGCAGGGAGTTGGGGGGGGCCGGGAAATGCTGGGGGCCGCTATAAATAGAGGATGAACGAAGGAGGGGAAAGATGATGGCCAACAGCGACTCCCGGGTCAAGGCCCCAACGAGGGAGGCGGGTAGAGGAGGGGCTGGGGACCCCCCAAGGGCTCTGACTCCTGTGTAAACAGGCGCGGAGGCGGAGCTAACTCTGCAAGGGTGGAGTAAAGGGTTTGAGGAGGACTGGATGTCCTGGGCTGAGACCCAAGAGACCCTGTGGCTGAGGCGCTAACCCCTCCTAGTCCAACCCCGAAAAGGAGGGCGAGGTCAGCTCTGAAAAGCTGAGTGGCAGTACCCTGCTGCCGATGCCTCCTGAGCTGCTGTCTCCTGGGCTGGACCCTCGGTGCCTGGTGGGTTTACCATCCTATCCTAGACTTCCACAAGATTCACATCTGAGACACATCCTCCCTGTGCTCTTTAAAGAAAGATTGCTGAAGTGGAACGGTTGATGGACTGGAAGTTGTGTTAAGCAACCAGATTGTATTTCCCCACTTGCCCTCGTTCTCGCACCCCTGCTCCCAGAATCAACCCTGCCCCATCCCCCTTCAGCCTAGTTCCAGACTTGCCATTTAGGGGGCTGGGCGCCAGGCCAGTTGAAAACAATGTCCAATGGAACCGGAGCTGCCAACTGCAGCACCAGAGCAGACTGCTCCCCCCAAGACCCCCAGATTGCCCTCCCCCCTGCCTGGGAACTACCCTCACCACGCACAACCCCCCTCCCCAAGGAACATCAATGCCCCTTTCATCCCCACTTGGCAGGTCTGTTGGAAAAGAGGAGAGgccaagagggaggaggaggagacctgGGTAGGCTCAAACCCagctttagaaaagaaaaaaataaataaaaaataaaaaccctagaCCTAAAGAGCTTCCTATATCCCCCAAACAGAACCCCAAGTTTCCCTCTGTTCTTTTCTCCTGCtcccttcataagagttgccctAGAAACTGGCACAGAAACCTGGCATCCTAGCTTTCTGCCTAGCCTCTAGGTGCAGGTTTTATGCTCTCCTGAATGAGAAGTTTGCTGGACTTCAAGAGCAGAGCTACATATGAGTAAGATTTTTAGAAAGCTCTCAACAGCCCCTGTGGCTTGTAGAAAGCAGGAGAACCTGGACTGAGCACTTCAGCCTGCAGGCTTCATGTGTCTAAAGTAGACATActtagagagggggagggagagactggaAGGTTCCAGCATCTAAATCCGTCTCTGGGTCAGGATGACTCAGGGGGAACCTGATAACGGGCAGACACAGGGGCTTGGGGAAGTGGGAAATTTCCACTGAGATCTGTTTACTTCCTAGACCTAGGGGCTCTCTAGACAGCtcctgaggacacacacacacacacacacacacacacacacatacacaaaactgcctctgcctcattgTTCTTCAATGGACAGGTTCAAGACTAACCCGAGTACGAGTATGCCAACACGGACAATATCTAACCGACTTTCTCTGAGTCAAAAGCAGTTTCGAACTATGCTTCAAGCACTTTCAGTGTACAAACCTTTGAATGGACGACAGTCAAAGAAGGGAAATGTTTTTGGACAGTTTGTGATCCAGGGATTGAAGAAGCATATAAATATAGAAAAGGCCAGGGAAAATAATCTATAAGATCGGTGTATAGAGAACAAGTCTTGTAGCAGCCTCCACCGCTCTCCAGTGGGAGAGAAGAGCTTTTCACTTCCCCGGGATGGTTTTAATAACCCCTGAGGAAGAAAGCACAAATTGGAAATCCAGAAATACTTAAAGGTAATGTTTAGGGTACTCTAGCCATCATATATGCATTTGCAAAGCACATTATTTAGCGTTCACACTCAATCTTGTTTTAACTGAAAGATTTCAGGGCCCCTAGCAATACTTTTGTAGCCCCACCCCCGGAGACTAGAGACTGCAGGCTAACAGCCACATGTTTCTGTAATTCAGAGGAAAGGAGTTTTGTTTCTAGGGTAAAACCACCTAGATGAGAAGTGGAATATTTGAGTAGGAAAGAAGGTGCGTTTCATCTCGGCAGAGAGCAGACGAGAAAGTATAAGCAGAAATGCAAGAACTCCTTGGAAGAGTGGGAAGTATGTGTGACCCCAAATCTGTACCATTGTCTCTAACTATACAGATGTGGAAACTGAAACCCAGGAACATTAATGGTTTGCCCATGGCCCCCAGCTGATCACATACTAGGGTGTGACTCTCCATCAGATCCATTCCCCTCCAGCGTCCATTCTCTTTCCACCAGGTAACCTTCTGAATGTACAACTGTTATGCCATTAGGGCCCCAGCTAAGAGCAATGTTAGTAAGAGGCGGTGACACTTGGTGAGATAGACTGGGTCCAAGTTGTGTCCTTGAATGCTAGGCAGAAAGATTTGGCAGTAAGAACCATAgattatactttttattttgaaaagatgttttatttttatttatgtgtctgagtgtgagaGCAATGCTCATGACAGCCAGAGACATCAGATCTCCCTGGACCTGAAGTCACTGGCAGCTGTTAGCCGCCTGGTGTAGGTACtaggagtcaaacccaggtcctctgcaagagcattacATATTCTTAatcacagagccacctctccagttctaACTATTCTTGAGTCATAGCATAGTCATTCTGTGAGACAGGATATCAAGTATTCCTCAAACTGGCCATGgagctaaggctggccttgaactcctcatcttccttcttggtctacagagtcctgtgattataggcatgtgtcactgTAGTTAGGTACCATAGGCTGTTCTCCAGCAGGAATAGTGGATAGGAAGTCTTGGTTGGGGAGCGTTACAAGAATGGGGGAAGGGTAACTGAGCTGGTCTGTGGaatagaaaggaggaaaaagaactgAACCTAGAAAAACTGAAGAGCCCTCACCTCAGGTAATCGTAGAGATATGAAGTACAAAAGACTTGGGCCTGGAAAGAGAGCTTAGTGGTTAGAAAgcctaactgctcttccagaggaccggggggttccattcccagcacccacgtggcagttcTCTACTGTAACTctggtcccaggggatctgatgctttcttaacacttctcttctggcctccatgagcaccagaCCCACACATGATGCCCAGACATGGATGCCAGCAACACACCTGTACACATTAAATTGAATAAATCAGATCAAGACTTGAATAGATGCTAGAATAGGAATGGaaagggttgtttttgttttgttttgttttgttttgttttgttttgttttgttttgtttgagacagaattcctctgtatccctggctgtcctgaaactcaaggctatagaccaggctggccttgaactcagagatctgcctgcctctgcctcccaagcactgagagttaaggtgtgctccaccaccacccagcaggaatgaattcataaaattacaAACTGCTTATAGGAATAAGGACCTGATTACATAGACTAGAAAGGTAACCAGTCTCTGATGTGGGATCCCTGAAGCTCATTTCTCTTAGAGGGCTTTtgtacagaaagaaaccattaagGGACATTTGGAGCCTCTCAGAATCGTCTCCAGGGGATTTTCAGAGTTTGAGACTTACTCTAACGCATTTTACTCTACTTTATGTGGCTCTGTTAAACTCCAGGTCCTCTGCTTTTCCCCTCTTGAGTCAACAGTAGAAGCTCTTTAAAATCCCCTGCTGTGGTTGGCTTTCCACGGCCAGAGGGATTCTCTGTCTGGTGGTCAGTACACCTGGGCTGGGAGATCAGACAGGAGAGCAGTGTCCAACTCAAGCCAGCCTGTTCTCAACCCCAAACACTTCAGTGGTTGGGTCTCCCCAAAATGTACATACTAAAATTCTCTCTCCCAACATGGTAGCATTAAAAAGTGGGATTTGGAGGAGTCACGGTGAGGTTTTGTGAGGGTAAAAAGGTGAGATTTCAGGAATGAGATTTATAGGCTAAGAGAGCTTGACCATGCAAGGGCCTAGTGAGGCCAGAAGCTGTAAGATTGGTAAATGGGGACAAAGtgattggagtgtgtgtgtgtgtggggggggggtgttcatcATCTGAAGGTGCCACCAGACTGGCAGTTAACTCAACTCAAAGACTGTGTCTTGCTATCCATGATTCCACAATCTTTACGCAGCTTGAAGTTCTTGCTAATTTCAATGTCGTGGCTGGACCACTCCCCCAAGAGGAGAAATTGGTGGATCTCTGCTTCTGATGCTGTAAGGGAAGACAGTAGAGAGGCCAAGCCAGAGCCAGAAGTGATGTCATATaacactgtgacatcacagtgttTCTTTTTTGCCTTCTTCACCCATTTTTGTCTCCCTGTGGCCACGCCTTCTCCCCAGTCATATGACTCCCATCTAGCTGTACACACTTGTATACAAAGGCACAGACACCGGCAGGGCTCCCAGGTATATGAAAGTGGCCAGAAAGGGGGATTCCTAATGCATAGGAGTTTAAGTTTGACACAGTACTGGAAGGGAAAGCTCACATTATAGCTGCAGTGGTGGGTGGAAAGGGGGGGGGCAGAAGAGTGACAGGGAAGAGAGCAATTGTCCCTGGTGCTGCTGTAGTTTACAGTGCTCCTTACCCTTCCAtcatctcatcctccctccctccccccccagccccattccctactgcccctcccccctcccctctccccctacctcctcacccccactcccccagcaATTGACCATGGCCtcagaagcagaaagaacatTCCATCGATTCGCTGTCTTTGGAGAATCATCCAGCAGCGGCAAGGAAATTACCAACAAGAACTTCTCCAAACTCTGTAAAGACTGTGATATCATGGATGGCAAGGCAGTGACCTCCACAGATGTGGACATTGTGTTCAGCAAAGTGAAGTAAGGGTCCAGAGGTGGGGGCTGAAGTGAAAAGGTCACagggcatttgttttgttttgttgagacagtttctctgtgtagccttgtctatcctgaaactctgtagaccaggctgacctagaactcaccgAGACCCACCAGCCTGTCTCCTGAGTACAGgcactaaaggcgtgcaccaccagccTGGCACCGCCTGGCATAGTTCTAAAGATGGGAGATTTATAAGGAGCATctggcaggtgctgggaactgtccCAGTCCCTATTCTCAACATTCATTGGCAGGATAAAATAGGCCATTCCCGACTAAGAAAAAAGGTAGATGTTGGGAGGTGATGACTTCACACTCCACAGTTACTGGATTTCTGTCTGactggccagggccaagaatgcCAGAACCATCAACTTTCAACAGTTTCAAGAGGCAATGAAGGAGCTGGGCCAAAAGCGCTTCAAGGGGAAGAACCCAGATGAGGCTTTGCAAGGTGTTTTTAAACTCATGGAAGGCAAAGATCCTGCCACCACCGGTGTCACTGTGAGTAGTGCTCTTACTTTTTGTCtgatcttttccttcctcccttccttccttccttccttccttccttccttccttccttccttccttccttcctgtctttctatcTAGCAGCCCCTCACTCTattagactggcctggaactgatTGTgtgaccaggctggttttgaaccgAATGTCTTGGtacttctgtctcccaagggctggggttctaggtgtatgccaccacactgACCTCAGTGAGAATGTTCATCTCAAGCCCAGAACCCTGCTTCTTCCCTAGACTCTTCTGCTCTGGTCCCCTCTCTGCTTCTATGCCCCTAATCTAACTCAGGAGATAGGGCGGATAGCCTGTGGTACACTACCTGTACTGGAAGACTTTAGAGCCCTTGGAGTTGTTCCAGAGGTAAGAGATCTGTGGCCTGGAGAGAGACATTTGCTCCCAGTGCCGTTGGAGCACCCAGCTACATCCTTAGCCGTAGAATAACTGTTTCACTAGTAGAATTTAGACTCGTTCTTAAGTCTTGTGGTCTAGACACCTCAGCCTTCTGTGGCTTTAGACACTAACGGAGGACTTGGTGCCTGCTTCCCCAGTCCTCTTCCTACACATATCAAGGTTTAATCTCAGACCTCCTGCCTCTCACCCCTCTCCTTCCTAAACTGTAGAAACAGTGCTCTCAACTCTGCACATTGTGGGGGAGGCTTGGGACTGAGGCCCTCTGCCAGTCAGAAGGATCTCTCTGGATAGGGAAAACGCAGCTTTCCCAAGGCTGTGTCTGGGCCTCGGGAAGCCCTGTGCCAGAGGCAGAACAAGCGCTCTCAGCATGTGTTCTAAGGCTCTAAGACCATATGTAAGGGAGGGGTGGtgagccccacccacccacccaggggAAAGGAGGGCTTCAAACTCACCCTCTGGCTTACAGAAATCAACGACGGTGGGTGGAGTAGACCGGTTGACAGACACCAGTAAGTACACCGGAACTCACAAGGAGCGCTTTGATGAGAGTGGTAAGGGAAAAGGTATTGAAGGTCGGGAAGAGACCACTGACAACTCAGGCTACGTGAGTGGCTACAAGGGGGCCGGCACCTATGACAAGAAAAACCAGTAGAGAGGAGCCATCTTTGCCCGCTAGTTTCCTGACCCCGTGTTTTTAACACCATGAAATCTAGGAAATAATAAACGATGTGTGTGCAGCATCAAGCGAGTTCCATCTCATGAGTATGAGGACCAGATTGGCCCACaggtagagaaaggaagaagagaaagcctCATGCATAACAGCCATAGGGTAGTAGTCTCCTTGGCAACTGCTCCTGAGACCAGGACTGAAGAATACATTTGGAGATAAGAGTTAAATCAGATACCGAAGAAGAAATATTTACTTACTACTGTGTTCACACGGGAGTGCCTTTCTACCTCCCCAAAGAGGAGTCACAGTTCTTGATTTGACATACCATGACCCAGATAATCATTTATGATCTTGAGTGAACGTGTCTCCCAACTTCCTCATCTGCTAGAATCCAAGTTTTGTTGGGAGATAAATAGAAGCCAGGAAGGAAAGCCTGACACCTACCACAAATCACAAATGTACTTTCAGGTTAGGGAAAGATACAATCTTTCTAGTCggttgctttttgagacaggagtttCACTGTGccgtcctggctggcctggaacgctagatcaggctagccttgaactcccagagatctgcctgcctctgcctctcaggcacTGCCATTAACGTCTTTCACgaaccccacctccaccctcatGCCCACAGAGCAGAAGACATTTCCACTGCTAAGACGGTCAGATCACCAGGACACCTAAAGCAGGGAAGGGAATTCAACCATAATTGAGTTTGAAtgtgtttttaacattttattaagaAATGAGTACAGATTCACAAGAAGTCAGTCTAAAAAGGGGCTCATGCGCCCCCTGCCCAGTTTCCCACAGTGGTTTTTACACAGAACATGACTGGGGCTGGGACTGCCTCTTCCCCTGTCACCTGAGTGAAAGAGATAAGGGGGTTCAGAGGGACCGAGGGACCTTGGAAAGGACAAGAACGATCATTTGAAATTGTGGGGGGCCAAGGTGAGAGAGATGGAGGACAGTGGTTGGAAACAGGCAGGCAGCATGGCTAACGTTGGTTGGGAAAGTCAGGGGAAAACAGCACTAGGCTCCATGGTGGGAGGAGGTGAGAAGGATGGGTTAtatgaagggaaaggggaaatcaCAGATTAGTACAGGCTGGAGACTGGGGGCTGTGGGGAAGGGAGGCAAACGGGACTGAGGTTCTTATTGCCGGAGCGTGGCAGGAATTGGAAGGGAACTTGAGGTTGCGGGaggtgtggtgggggtggaggacTGGCTGACACTAAAAACAGGCCTAGGGAGAGATACTGGAGCTGGGTGCCTGTTGCCATGGTGTGATCTGGGGCCTGGGCCTCCCTCCAGGAGTCGGGATCTGACCCAGCAGATACACAAGCACTGCCAGCTGGACACAGTCTGCTTCTTGGGTGGGTTTCACTGTCACTGGGAGAGGAAGGCTCATGGTGGGGGCCATGAGAAGGCGAAAGAGCCTGAAGGAGGGCGGGGTTCTGCTTCAGATGTCAGGAGGAAGACTTGCAGACAGACTCAGAGTTTGGGAACGGGCCTTCGTGTGGCATGTAGAGGCCTGTAGTAGGTGGGACTAGTTTGAGAACTAAGTCCCTAGTAGAGACCAATGATACCTATAGGCTCAGCATCATGCTTGCGGGAGCAGAGCAAGTACAGCCTTTGGTTGGTCAGGGTGCTGTTGTAGCTACAGCTGGTTGGTGCCTGTTGATGGACCAGGGTGCAGATTGTGACGGGGAAGGAGTTCTGAGTGAGGGTGCAGTACTCATTGTAGTTTTCACAGAAGCTCTCGCTGTATTTACAGAACTTCTGGATGTCTTCCAAGGGGGCGTGGACCACATAGTGGATCTTAGGGCAGTACCAGTCCTGCAGTTTGCCTCTCACGTAGGCCATGAGGCCATTACAGTATCCGTGGAATCCCTTTGGGTAGTTAACCATGGGGTAGTCAACATGTAAGGTTCGGAAGTTCTTGATGGCCGTCTGAATTGTGATGCCTGTCACCAGAGTTGGCCGGAAGACAAGCGGGAGGACAAGGAGCCAGGCCACATCTGGTGCCATGCCTTCTGCTGGCAGGGTTAAAGTAATTAGAGGCACATTGGGCTAACGAGACCTGCCCACCCTTCCCAGAGTCTCCGGTCTTCTCCAGCTTCCCCTGTGTGCCTCCCCTCACCTCTAAGAACTGCTCAGTAGTACCTTACAGATTCTGTCACTCCAAGAAGGCAAAGTACTTGCTCAAGGTCACCCCTCAGAGCAGCCATCTACAGCCAACCCTCCTCCTATGGTTCACCACCAAAGACCGTCTCACCCAGGCCTTGGGCTGTGCAGCACAGATTCACAAGTCCAGCTGGTCCTTGGAGAAAGGGGCTTCTGATTGCTCCCTGCTTCCCAGCACTCCTTATGGTAGCCACAGAAGGAGTGGAGAACAGGCTGCCTTGGTAGTCTCTGACAGCTCTGCAGGAAGAAACCTGAAGACAGTCAGGGGAAGAGAGTGGGAGGCAGGGATGTGTCTTGCCTAAGGCCGCTTACAGCCTAGAGGTGGGTTGAGACTGAAAAGATTTCTGGATCAAGACAGTCTGGGAGGAGGGAGTGTCCTCTGGATTTGAGGAGCACTGTGCTATCTGGGTTAGGTGGGTAGGAGGAAAGAGATACTGTCTGGTCTCCATGTGGGTATCCTCAGGACATTTAGATCCAACCTCCTGGCCAGAAATCCCAAAGTTCCTGGGACCTTCTTTGATGTTTGCTCTGGCTTACAGGTCCTGCTTTTAGCAACGTGGGAGGATAGAACCATCCTTTTTTATGAAGAACAAAGTGTTTACCTTTGATGGAGGGTTCACCAATGTCTCATCCCACTTATAAGCCCCAGGGCTGTGCCCATCAGCACCGCCCACCAAGGTGGCAGGCTGAGAACAAAGAACCTCCAGGACTCCCCACAGTGCCCCTTACCAGTGCCCAGCTGAGCGTGCCAACACCTTGCACCCTTGACTCAGGGCCTGTCAGTTCAGAGCACTGCTAGGAATCTCTGCACGCTGCCTCTGCAGCCCCAACAAGCTGGTTCTGGCTCTTGAGAGAATGTGAACCACCTGGCCTGAGCAGATTCTTGGTACTGGCTGGTGTGTGTGGCGGTTTGTCCTGCTGAGGAAAGGGCTAAGTTACTCAGCTTTTTATCAAATATCTGGATCTTCATCAAAGTCAACACAAACAAGTTTCAAGGAATTTGCCAGCTCTAACCTTtgacaccacccccaccaccaccaccacccaccacccccaccGGCCGCCAAGCCCTGCAGCCATGTCTCCCTAAGGGCATTCTCCACATTTACAAATTTTGGGGCCTTACTTGtgacaggctctcactgtgtatgccaggctggcctcaaactgcttATCAGTCTGTCTTCGGCCTCTTGAGTGCCAAAAACAGAGAGCTATGTATCACCCTGCCCATCCCCCTGGGATGCTCTTAGAACCTTTTCACCTTCATCAGCAGAAGCAGGAGTCAGAAGCCAGACCCCTAGGTGCTCTGCGGTTCACTGTGGAGCTCACAGGAAGGAGTTGGTCTCGAGACATATTGGTATTCTCTCTGTGGTCTCTCATTTGCAGCCTCCTCTGGACTGGTTCtttctggctacacaaacaagagcCCCAAATTAAATCTCTTCTCCTTAGACTCAGTTCTCTTGtgtctttgtctttattttcctGCCGCTGTGCTAAAAAGCTTGGACAGGAGCAACTTTAAGAGAAAAGGGTTTGTTCTGGTTCACATATGGAGGAGAGCCCATCAGGGTGGGCAAGCTAAGGCAGCAGGATGCTGAAGCCGCTGGTCGCATTGACCCCGCAGTTAGGAAGCAGAATGAATGAACACACGTTGCTGCTTAACTCCTCTTCTCCATCCATACAGTCCGGGGTCCCAGCCAGGAAACAGCAACTGGGTTTCCCCACCTCGATTCTTGCCATCAGGATCGTGCCCCAAAGGCACGCACAGAATCTTATCTCCCAGGCGATTCTAGATTCTACTATGTTGACTTGAGCACTAACCATCATGGCTGTGTGCCTGCTTCCTCAGTTTTCTGTGATAGGCGCCTCCATCGCCCTAA includes the following:
- the Tppp2 gene encoding tubulin polymerization-promoting protein family member 2 (The RefSeq protein has 1 substitution compared to this genomic sequence) translates to MASEAERTFHRFAVFGESSSSSKEITNKNFSKLCKDCDIMDGKAVTSTDVDIVFSKVKAKNARTINFQQFQEAMKELGQKRFKGKNPDEALQGVFKLMEGKDPATTGVTKSTTVGGVDRLTDTSKYTGTHKERFDESGKGKGIEGREETTDNSGYVSGYKGAGTYDKKNQ
- the Rnase13 gene encoding probable inactive ribonuclease-like protein 13 precursor, encoding MAPDVAWLLVLPLVFRPTLVTGITIQTAIKNFRTLHVDYPMVNYPKGFHGYCNGLMAYVRGKLQDWYCPKIHYVVHAPLEDIQKFCKYSESFCENYNEYCTLTQNSFPVTICTLVHQQAPTSCSYNSTLTNQRLYLLCSRKHDAEPIGIIGLY